A genomic window from Pseudomonadota bacterium includes:
- a CDS encoding HNH endonuclease: MIENNICPYCWQPLIKAENKDNSRSVEHLIPNSALTRKRKNDEGDFYACRRCNSRKSNIDYVLGVITKAQSFDNKLALNTLIDAITKKDGRAKRFIDMILTAKEGSGSVHMEMPIKGNELIEYLHYLGKGQFFKVRRVPYNPNNYVMDIRFVNKQVLAAIESSYVDQHGSNPFKDLKQNPRSEVINDGECIIWSKNNRFIFIFHDYVAAIVEVLRRSKKNVAKAAKSESQILEDFSYATTSPSTRVGSCKRHERKKISHKKNT, from the coding sequence ATGATTGAAAACAACATTTGCCCTTATTGTTGGCAACCATTGATCAAGGCAGAGAATAAGGACAATAGTAGGTCCGTAGAGCACTTGATACCGAATAGCGCTTTAACTCGCAAAAGGAAAAACGACGAAGGGGATTTTTACGCTTGCAGAAGATGCAATTCAAGAAAGAGCAATATCGACTACGTATTGGGTGTAATTACAAAAGCCCAGTCATTTGATAACAAGCTGGCGCTCAACACTCTGATAGATGCAATCACAAAAAAAGATGGTCGTGCCAAACGGTTTATAGATATGATTCTTACTGCTAAAGAAGGAAGTGGCAGCGTTCATATGGAAATGCCAATCAAAGGGAATGAGCTAATTGAGTATCTTCACTACCTTGGCAAGGGTCAGTTCTTTAAAGTGAGGCGGGTGCCATACAATCCGAATAACTACGTTATGGATATCCGGTTTGTTAATAAACAGGTTCTTGCTGCCATCGAAAGTTCATACGTCGATCAACACGGCTCGAATCCGTTTAAAGACCTCAAGCAAAACCCGCGTTCAGAAGTCATTAACGATGGTGAATGCATCATATGGTCAAAGAACAATCGTTTCATATTTATCTTTCACGATTACGTCGCGGCGATCGTTGAGGTTCTGAGAAGGAGCAAAAAGAACGTGGCCAAAGCCGCGAAGAGCGAGTCCCAGATCCTTGAAGATTTTTCTTATGCCACAACAAGCCCATCAACCCGAGTGGGTTCCTGCAAACGCCATGAGAGAAAGAAGATAAGTCACAAAAAGAACACATAG
- a CDS encoding cobyrinate a,c-diamide synthase, producing MSDSPRPCAALLIAAPASGQGKTTVTAALARYHAARGRRVRVFKTGPDFIDPMLLRAASGQPVYQLDLWMVGDAECRRLLHGAACEAELILIEGVMGLFDGKPSSADLAECFGIPVLAVIDAGAMAETFGALAHGLATYRNGLPFAGVLANRVASAGHAGMLRSSVSDRIPYWGTLYRRSEFALPERHLGLVQAQEIDGLDQRLGALAAAIGETGLADLPEPVAFSGAPPLEVPRAFEGVRIGIARDTAFSFVYPANLDLLRAMGAELVFFSPLSDASLPAVDSVYLPGGYPELHLATLAHNDGIRDALRAHAADEKPLLAECGGMLYLLDELRDRDGHLGRMCGILPGRAAMQGRLAGLGLQSARFAAGELRGHTFHHSKLETAMAAGIQGVRKNGTPGEAIYRSGRLTASYLHWYLPSCPEVAIELLQP from the coding sequence ATGAGCGACTCACCACGTCCCTGCGCGGCGCTCTTGATCGCCGCACCGGCCTCGGGCCAGGGCAAGACCACAGTCACCGCGGCGCTCGCGCGCTACCACGCCGCGCGGGGGCGGCGCGTGCGGGTCTTCAAGACCGGGCCCGACTTCATCGATCCGATGCTCCTTCGGGCGGCCAGCGGCCAGCCGGTCTACCAGCTCGATCTCTGGATGGTCGGCGACGCCGAATGCCGGCGTTTGCTCCATGGCGCCGCGTGCGAGGCGGAGTTGATCTTGATCGAGGGCGTCATGGGGCTGTTCGACGGGAAGCCCTCGAGCGCCGATCTGGCCGAGTGCTTCGGTATCCCGGTGCTCGCCGTCATCGATGCCGGGGCGATGGCGGAGACCTTCGGTGCCCTCGCCCACGGCCTGGCCACCTATCGGAACGGGCTCCCGTTCGCCGGTGTGTTGGCGAACCGGGTCGCGAGCGCCGGCCATGCCGGCATGTTGAGATCCAGTGTTTCAGACCGCATCCCCTACTGGGGTACCCTGTACCGACGTTCGGAATTCGCATTACCCGAGCGCCATCTGGGTCTCGTCCAGGCGCAGGAGATCGACGGGCTCGATCAGAGATTGGGTGCGCTGGCCGCGGCCATCGGTGAGACCGGGCTCGCCGATCTGCCCGAGCCCGTGGCCTTTTCGGGTGCCCCGCCGCTCGAGGTCCCGCGTGCCTTCGAGGGCGTGCGCATCGGCATAGCCCGCGATACGGCCTTCTCGTTCGTCTACCCGGCCAATCTGGATCTGTTGCGGGCGATGGGGGCAGAGCTGGTGTTCTTTTCACCGCTCTCGGACGCGTCGTTGCCCGCCGTCGACAGCGTCTACCTCCCTGGCGGTTACCCGGAGTTGCATTTGGCTACGCTCGCGCACAACGACGGGATAAGAGACGCGTTGCGCGCGCACGCGGCCGACGAGAAACCGCTGCTCGCCGAATGCGGGGGGATGCTCTACCTGCTCGATGAACTACGCGATCGCGACGGGCACCTAGGTCGGATGTGCGGGATCCTGCCGGGCCGGGCAGCGATGCAGGGACGTTTGGCCGGCCTCGGCCTGCAATCGGCGCGTTTCGCGGCGGGGGAGCTGCGCGGCCACACCTTTCACCACTCGAAGCTTGAGACGGCGATGGCAGCGGGTATCCAAGGCGTGCGCAAGAACGGGACACCGGGAGAGGCGATCTATCGAAGCGGCCGCCTCACGGCCTCTTATCTCCACTGGTACCTGCCGTCCTGCCCCGAAGTCGCCATCGAGCTATTGCAGCCGTAA
- a CDS encoding NAD(P)-binding protein, with protein MNERNPTLWVKTSPEVRYRALSGKRSFDAIVIGGGIAGLSAAYMLQRDRMKVVIGDAAGLRGIRYDDEARPPMATRGRGDGEALSGAIEARPAPANPRPVGLGGARRGSPDA; from the coding sequence TTGAACGAACGCAACCCTACCTTGTGGGTGAAGACGTCGCCGGAGGTCCGGTACCGGGCCTTGAGCGGCAAGCGGAGCTTCGACGCGATCGTGATCGGCGGCGGCATCGCCGGGCTGAGTGCCGCCTACATGCTTCAGCGCGACAGGATGAAGGTGGTCATCGGCGATGCGGCCGGCCTCCGCGGCATTCGGTACGATGACGAGGCAAGGCCCCCGATGGCGACGCGCGGCCGCGGCGATGGCGAGGCCCTTTCCGGAGCCATAGAGGCGCGCCCAGCGCCGGCGAACCCCCGGCCGGTTGGGCTGGGGGGGGCTCGAAGGGGCTCTCCAGACGCTTGA
- a CDS encoding penicillin-binding protein activator — protein MRKWVLLGLAVAAILVAVVIWRQWERTSGTIEIGVLLSLTGDVGPYGQRSLKGINLAKDEINSAGGIAGRPISLRVEDTRSSPRDAVSAYTKLVTLEHVRIIVGDVLSGTTLAIAPLAKKDKVVLLAPGASNPALRDAGDYVFRNWVSDDFDGTAMAQYIAKEGIRAIYILNQQTDYSVGLANAFKKAFEALGGKVVGQDAYVTETTDFRPHLLRMQRSGASSVFLTGEARQNGTILRQAREMGLEKQWFANLTIDTPEAKTVAGDAREGVVFTTPAFDPDESSPQTRQFVRAFRERYGEDPEVTSGIAYDAMKILAAVMTRTGSEPEQVKAGLYKVKDFPGVTGSTSFDDHGDVTKDIFIKVIKNGNPVLLTRFAVQQ, from the coding sequence ATGAGAAAATGGGTTTTATTGGGGCTTGCTGTTGCCGCAATACTTGTAGCTGTGGTGATTTGGCGGCAATGGGAAAGGACCTCAGGTACTATTGAGATCGGCGTCTTACTTTCACTCACCGGCGATGTCGGACCATATGGCCAGAGGTCACTGAAAGGAATTAACCTAGCCAAGGATGAAATCAACTCCGCAGGTGGCATAGCAGGAAGGCCTATCTCTCTTCGTGTTGAGGATACAAGATCATCGCCACGAGACGCGGTCAGTGCCTACACGAAATTGGTAACGCTGGAGCATGTTCGAATCATAGTGGGGGACGTGTTGAGCGGGACGACACTGGCCATTGCTCCATTGGCGAAAAAGGACAAAGTCGTGTTGCTGGCGCCCGGGGCTTCGAACCCTGCGCTCAGGGATGCAGGTGATTATGTCTTCAGAAACTGGGTATCGGACGACTTCGATGGCACCGCGATGGCTCAGTACATCGCCAAAGAAGGCATCCGCGCAATTTATATCCTCAATCAACAAACGGACTATAGTGTAGGCCTTGCAAATGCTTTCAAAAAAGCTTTCGAAGCTCTCGGCGGAAAAGTGGTTGGACAAGACGCCTATGTTACAGAAACTACGGATTTTCGACCTCACCTACTCAGGATGCAACGGAGCGGAGCTTCTTCGGTTTTTCTAACTGGAGAAGCGCGTCAAAACGGAACTATTCTTCGTCAGGCCCGAGAGATGGGTCTAGAGAAGCAGTGGTTTGCCAATTTGACTATAGACACGCCTGAAGCGAAGACAGTCGCCGGAGATGCACGGGAAGGGGTTGTTTTTACGACACCTGCGTTCGATCCGGACGAGAGCTCGCCGCAAACGCGGCAGTTCGTAAGAGCTTTCCGCGAGCGTTACGGGGAAGACCCCGAGGTTACATCCGGAATCGCGTATGATGCAATGAAGATTCTGGCTGCAGTGATGACCCGAACTGGCTCCGAACCCGAGCAAGTCAAAGCCGGCCTTTACAAGGTCAAGGATTTTCCCGGCGTGACGGGCTCAACCAGTTTCGACGATCATGGTGACGTAACGAAAGACATCTTCATCAAGGTGATAAAGAATGGCAATCCTGTCCTCCTCACACGATTTGCGGTTCAACAGTGA
- a CDS encoding class I SAM-dependent methyltransferase produces MAILSSSHDLRFNSDVIVPEHTISPQQHKLAPYYAQTLEFYERLASLYDLLYPDHLRFSEQLFSQLSPILAAAGTHNVLDASCGVGHDMLSLLRLGFRVDGIDISKRMIEEADRRLRRAGFDGIRLRVGDASSLQTVAPQDAYDLVVFRGNTFSNIHPDDFGGVVKQLLSIVRPGGLLLADYRDGEHQLAERKGFEFRGSGIARERKALFWSNYVLKHSDSLLQPYEVCATVRLIHLRRMYSVERLHIRSHYVDAQRLLETIRHEAIQELRIPTVDTRGLPYLQTLLVRRAS; encoded by the coding sequence ATGGCAATCCTGTCCTCCTCACACGATTTGCGGTTCAACAGTGACGTAATCGTTCCCGAGCACACCATTAGTCCACAACAACATAAGCTTGCACCCTACTACGCCCAGACCCTTGAGTTTTACGAGCGGCTCGCGTCGTTATACGATCTCCTTTACCCCGACCACTTACGTTTTTCGGAACAACTCTTCAGCCAACTTTCGCCAATCTTGGCAGCGGCAGGAACGCACAACGTTTTGGATGCATCGTGCGGGGTGGGACATGACATGCTTAGCCTGCTGCGGCTGGGCTTTCGCGTGGACGGCATAGACATCAGCAAGCGCATGATTGAGGAGGCCGATCGGCGGCTACGACGGGCTGGCTTTGATGGAATCAGACTTCGCGTTGGAGATGCTAGTAGCCTTCAGACTGTAGCCCCGCAGGATGCGTACGACTTAGTCGTATTTAGGGGCAACACCTTCTCTAATATCCATCCAGATGATTTTGGTGGTGTGGTCAAACAGCTGTTGTCTATCGTCCGACCTGGCGGATTATTGCTAGCCGATTATCGCGATGGAGAGCATCAACTTGCAGAACGGAAAGGCTTTGAATTTCGCGGCTCGGGAATCGCTAGAGAACGGAAAGCTCTTTTTTGGTCAAATTACGTACTCAAGCATTCCGACAGCTTGCTTCAGCCCTATGAGGTTTGTGCCACTGTTCGTTTGATCCACCTTAGACGTATGTACTCTGTTGAACGATTGCACATTCGCTCTCACTACGTCGACGCTCAAAGGCTGCTAGAAACGATTAGACACGAAGCTATTCAGGAACTGCGTATTCCCACTGTGGACACCCGGGGACTACCGTATCTGCAAACTCTGCTCGTCCGGCGGGCTAGCTAA